In a single window of the Serratia quinivorans genome:
- the glnB gene encoding Nitrogen regulatory protein P-II — translation MKKIDAIIKPFKLDDVREALAEVGITGMTVTEVKGFGRQKGHTELYRGAEYMVDFLPKVKIEIVVADDIVDTCVETIMQTAQTGKIGDGKIFVFDVARVVRIRTGEQDEEAI, via the coding sequence TCAAGCCGTTCAAACTGGATGATGTCCGTGAAGCGCTGGCTGAGGTTGGCATTACCGGGATGACCGTCACCGAAGTGAAAGGCTTCGGCCGCCAGAAGGGCCACACCGAGCTGTACCGTGGCGCGGAGTACATGGTCGATTTTCTGCCGAAGGTGAAAATTGAGATCGTGGTGGCCGACGATATCGTCGATACCTGCGTCGAGACCATCATGCAGACCGCGCAAACCGGCAAAATCGGCGATGGTAAAATCTTTGTCTTCGACGTGGCACGCGTAGTGCGCATCCGTACCGGCGAGCAGGACGAAGAAGCAATCTAA